In Micromonospora sp. NBC_01813, the following are encoded in one genomic region:
- a CDS encoding cupin domain-containing protein, with protein MVDVDSKGAAETVQDRALQQLYTDFDAAGLKPLWTVRAGLMPVAPTPRAVPHVWPWDRLLPLAARAGDLVPVGRGGERRAIALANPGLPGDPFATATLWAAVQYLGPREVAPAHRHSQNAFRFVLEGEGVWTVVDGDPVAMRRGDLLLTPGWAWHEHHNTADAPMVWLDGLDIPLNAQLDAGFFEFGPDELTDTSTPAVSRGERLWAHPGLRPLAIDRDTVNSPLPAYRWAHTDAALAAQLELAGEGHPCLVEPGHAAVRFVNPTTGRDALATLRLEMHRLTAGTRTALRREVGSSVWQVFSGHATVVLGDEERELGVGDLFAVPSWCPVSVRTDAGADLFRFSDAPTYEALHLARHEQEDPA; from the coding sequence ATGGTTGACGTGGACTCCAAGGGCGCTGCCGAGACGGTGCAGGACCGCGCTCTGCAGCAGCTCTACACCGACTTCGACGCCGCCGGGCTCAAGCCGCTCTGGACCGTACGGGCCGGCTTGATGCCGGTCGCCCCGACGCCCCGCGCCGTGCCGCACGTCTGGCCGTGGGACCGGCTGCTGCCGCTCGCCGCCCGCGCCGGCGACCTGGTCCCGGTCGGCCGGGGCGGTGAACGCCGGGCCATCGCGTTGGCCAACCCCGGCCTGCCCGGCGACCCGTTCGCCACCGCGACGCTGTGGGCGGCGGTGCAGTACCTCGGCCCCCGGGAGGTCGCGCCCGCCCACCGGCACAGTCAGAACGCGTTCCGCTTCGTTCTCGAGGGAGAGGGCGTCTGGACCGTGGTCGACGGTGACCCCGTCGCCATGCGCCGCGGCGACCTGCTGCTCACCCCGGGATGGGCCTGGCACGAGCACCACAACACCGCCGACGCCCCGATGGTCTGGCTGGACGGGCTCGACATTCCGCTGAACGCCCAACTCGACGCGGGCTTCTTCGAGTTCGGCCCGGACGAGCTCACCGACACCTCGACCCCGGCGGTCTCCCGGGGCGAGCGGCTCTGGGCGCATCCGGGGCTACGGCCGTTGGCGATCGACCGGGACACCGTCAACTCGCCGCTGCCGGCGTACCGCTGGGCACACACCGATGCGGCGCTCGCCGCCCAACTGGAACTCGCCGGCGAAGGACATCCGTGCCTGGTCGAACCCGGCCACGCCGCGGTGCGCTTCGTCAATCCGACCACCGGCCGCGACGCCCTGGCGACGTTGCGGCTGGAGATGCACCGGTTGACCGCCGGAACCCGTACCGCCCTGCGGCGGGAGGTCGGCTCATCGGTCTGGCAGGTCTTCAGCGGGCACGCCACCGTCGTGCTCGGTGACGAGGAACGGGAACTCGGCGTCGGCGACCTGTTCGCCGTGCCGTCATGGTGCCCGGTCAGCGTGCGGACCGACGCCGGCGCGGACCTGTTCCGGTTCAGTGACGCGCCCACTTACGAGGCGCTGCACCTGGCACGACACGAGCAGGAGGATCCGGCATGA
- a CDS encoding ABC transporter substrate-binding protein, with product MRHAHRTLAPLLALSLLPLAACSNSSDPDPDSDPNTDVNANGCPPATPSGSVAHDPTAILKYGSVPASSLDPIRMVEANEITVLQTIFDPLVKLDANDQPVPGLATEWSVVDDGVMEFTLREDVVFSDGTPFDAEAVRFNIDRAMNDDESNIKAELANVQAVEVVDEHTVRFELDPPNPAAFPIILSDRPGLMASPDAVRAAGSSTAFSDAPVGAGPYVVEGAWYSRERVNVRAWDGYWNAEERLLGGIDFIETSTDASLGALQAGDLDVQYIEDDKVGAACDDDRLRVMSSSTNEIRALLINQAIEPFDDVRVRQALRHALDREAIAEALTDGRSEAATQWFPEGSVAYSAELADAYPYDPERARELLAEAGYPDGVTFTAEIGGTFTAYVRMGELVQAQLQQAGFTMDLQLIDAAQMLARLYGTADSPPQIAAAPLAMAPARSPSNRFRERFFEDGRYNPSGETIPGLRDLVVGADAAVDPDERADLLRQAAALASAEAGAGVPLFFVAGHTAMGAYVGGVQRGSTRSNMTFDGLYITEGRVPVA from the coding sequence GTGAGACACGCACATCGCACCCTCGCGCCGTTGCTGGCGTTGTCCCTGCTACCGCTCGCCGCTTGTAGCAACAGTTCCGACCCGGACCCCGACTCCGACCCCAACACCGACGTCAACGCGAACGGCTGTCCGCCAGCGACACCCTCCGGCTCGGTGGCCCACGACCCGACCGCCATCCTCAAGTACGGCAGCGTTCCGGCCAGCTCGCTCGACCCGATCCGGATGGTCGAGGCGAACGAGATCACCGTGCTGCAGACGATCTTCGACCCGCTGGTCAAACTCGACGCCAACGACCAACCCGTACCCGGCCTGGCCACCGAGTGGTCCGTCGTCGACGACGGCGTCATGGAGTTCACCCTCCGCGAGGACGTCGTCTTCTCCGACGGCACCCCGTTCGACGCCGAGGCCGTGCGCTTCAACATCGACCGGGCGATGAACGACGACGAGTCGAACATCAAGGCCGAACTCGCCAACGTCCAGGCCGTCGAGGTCGTCGACGAACACACCGTACGGTTCGAACTGGACCCGCCGAACCCGGCCGCCTTCCCGATCATCCTGTCCGACCGTCCCGGACTGATGGCCTCGCCCGACGCGGTCCGCGCCGCCGGCTCCTCCACCGCGTTCAGCGACGCACCGGTCGGAGCCGGACCATACGTCGTCGAGGGGGCCTGGTACTCGCGCGAGCGGGTCAACGTCCGAGCCTGGGACGGCTACTGGAACGCCGAGGAACGCCTGCTCGGCGGGATCGACTTCATCGAAACCTCGACCGACGCCAGCCTCGGCGCGCTGCAGGCCGGGGATCTCGACGTGCAGTACATCGAGGACGACAAGGTCGGCGCGGCCTGCGACGACGACCGACTGCGGGTGATGTCGTCGTCGACCAACGAGATCCGCGCACTGCTGATCAACCAGGCCATCGAGCCGTTCGACGACGTACGGGTGCGCCAGGCGCTGCGGCACGCCCTCGATCGCGAGGCGATCGCCGAGGCGTTGACCGACGGACGGTCCGAGGCAGCCACCCAGTGGTTCCCGGAGGGCTCGGTCGCCTACTCGGCGGAGCTGGCCGACGCCTATCCGTACGATCCGGAGCGGGCCAGGGAGCTGCTCGCCGAAGCCGGCTATCCGGACGGGGTGACGTTCACCGCCGAGATCGGCGGCACCTTCACCGCGTACGTGCGGATGGGTGAGCTGGTACAGGCGCAGCTGCAGCAGGCCGGGTTCACCATGGACCTACAGCTGATCGACGCGGCGCAGATGCTCGCCCGCCTCTACGGCACGGCCGACTCACCACCGCAGATCGCCGCGGCACCGCTGGCGATGGCGCCGGCCCGGTCACCGTCCAACCGGTTCCGCGAACGGTTCTTCGAAGACGGTCGGTACAACCCGTCCGGCGAGACGATCCCGGGACTTCGGGACCTGGTCGTCGGGGCCGACGCCGCCGTCGACCCGGACGAACGGGCCGACCTGCTCCGCCAGGCCGCCGCCCTGGCCTCCGCGGAGGCCGGTGCCGGGGTGCCGCTGTTCTTCGTCGCCGGGCACACCGCGATGGGCGCATACGTCGGCGGGGTGCAACGCGGTTCCACCAGGTCGAACATGACCTTCGACGGGCTGTACATCACCGAGGGCAGGGTGCCGGTGGCCTGA
- a CDS encoding fumarylacetoacetate hydrolase family protein, with product MRLATIRTATGTAAVRLDPEAAVELGVADVGELLTDPGWADRAAAADGARHPLDGLDHAPLITRPEKIVCVGLNYRRHILEMGRELPEYPTIFAKYPSALIGAGDPVILPAASGAMDWEVELAVVIGTPVRHATDAQAAAAIAGYTVLNDVTARDWQYRTPQWLAGKTFEATTPLGPCLVTPDELDLDAGLAVECLVNGEVVQRSDSTELVFGPARLVSYLSTIFTLRPGDVIATGTPGGVGHARKPPRYLADGDLLVTRIGGIGECRNTCRSERR from the coding sequence ATGAGGCTGGCGACCATCCGCACCGCGACCGGGACCGCCGCGGTGCGGCTCGACCCCGAGGCAGCCGTCGAACTCGGGGTGGCCGACGTCGGGGAACTGCTGACCGATCCGGGGTGGGCCGACCGCGCCGCCGCGGCCGACGGTGCCCGACACCCGCTCGACGGTCTCGACCACGCGCCGCTGATCACCCGACCCGAGAAGATCGTCTGCGTCGGGCTCAACTACCGGCGGCACATCCTGGAGATGGGGCGGGAGCTTCCCGAGTATCCGACGATCTTCGCCAAGTACCCGTCGGCGCTGATCGGTGCCGGCGACCCGGTCATCCTGCCGGCTGCCTCGGGCGCCATGGACTGGGAGGTCGAACTGGCCGTCGTCATCGGCACCCCGGTCCGGCACGCCACCGACGCCCAGGCGGCCGCCGCCATCGCCGGCTACACGGTGCTCAACGACGTCACCGCCCGGGACTGGCAGTACCGCACCCCGCAGTGGCTGGCCGGCAAGACGTTCGAGGCGACCACACCGTTGGGCCCCTGCCTGGTCACCCCGGACGAGTTGGACCTCGACGCCGGACTCGCCGTCGAGTGCCTGGTCAACGGCGAGGTCGTGCAGCGGTCGGACAGCACCGAGCTGGTCTTCGGCCCGGCGCGGCTGGTGTCGTACCTGTCGACCATCTTCACCCTTCGGCCCGGCGACGTGATCGCCACCGGCACGCCCGGCGGCGTCGGCCACGCCCGCAAACCACCCCGCTACCTCGCCGACGGCGACCTGCTGGTCACCCGGATCGGCGGCATCGGGGAATGCCGCAACACCTGCCGGTCGGAGCGGCGATGA
- a CDS encoding FAD-dependent oxidoreductase, producing MTAAGDPTPTVDVLVVGGGLAGWCAAVRAQQAGATVVVVERARRRPGWGNSVLSGGALHAALRDPRTDPGQLRAAVRELTDGRADEAVLRTWSERLRPTLEWLTAHGAHLVTDGDAAHRARVFAPVRRTEPGRRYAGFGVRQFLSGLAREFIGAGGTVRQPARARRLRPGPSGGWLVGLDLPTAATEWIPTRTVVLADGGFQADPVLLRRGLGTDQVLLRGAGTATGDGLRMGLSAGGVLVEGAGFYGHLLARQARWDRRLWPYPILDPLASVGIVVGPDGRRLVDESQHGVTTTNAVARSGHPDRCWLIFDDVAWRTDGLIGAPAPNPYLLDCDATVLVAEDPETLAGLAGLDPAGLAATLTEVTAAPGGASPPRGGRPKVVAPPLRAVPLVAGVTFTLGGLQVDGRARLRDAAGEAIGGLYAAGGTMGGLHGGPRAGYAGGLLEAAVFGLVAGETAAGPAG from the coding sequence GTGACCGCGGCCGGTGACCCCACGCCGACCGTGGACGTGCTGGTGGTCGGCGGCGGTCTCGCCGGCTGGTGCGCGGCCGTCCGCGCCCAGCAGGCCGGCGCCACGGTCGTCGTGGTCGAGCGGGCACGCCGGCGACCCGGCTGGGGCAACTCGGTGCTCTCCGGCGGCGCGCTGCACGCCGCGTTGCGCGATCCACGGACCGACCCCGGGCAGCTACGGGCGGCGGTGCGCGAGCTGACCGACGGCCGGGCCGACGAGGCGGTGCTGCGGACCTGGAGCGAACGCCTGCGGCCGACCCTGGAGTGGCTCACCGCCCACGGGGCCCACCTGGTCACCGATGGTGACGCCGCGCATCGGGCGCGGGTGTTCGCCCCGGTACGGCGGACCGAACCGGGGCGGCGGTACGCCGGCTTCGGCGTGCGGCAGTTCCTGAGCGGACTCGCCCGCGAGTTCATCGGCGCCGGTGGCACCGTGCGTCAGCCCGCCCGGGCCCGTCGGCTGCGACCCGGGCCCAGCGGCGGATGGCTGGTCGGACTGGACCTGCCGACCGCGGCGACCGAGTGGATCCCGACCCGTACGGTGGTGCTCGCCGACGGCGGTTTCCAGGCCGACCCGGTGCTGCTGCGCCGCGGTCTGGGCACCGACCAGGTGCTGCTGCGCGGTGCCGGCACCGCGACTGGCGACGGGCTGCGGATGGGGTTGTCGGCGGGCGGGGTGCTGGTCGAGGGCGCCGGCTTCTACGGACACCTGCTGGCCAGGCAGGCCCGGTGGGACCGGCGACTGTGGCCGTATCCGATCCTGGACCCGCTGGCATCGGTCGGGATCGTCGTCGGGCCGGACGGCCGCCGGCTGGTCGACGAGAGCCAGCACGGGGTGACGACGACGAACGCGGTCGCCAGGTCCGGCCACCCCGACCGGTGCTGGTTGATCTTCGACGACGTCGCCTGGCGGACCGACGGCCTGATCGGTGCGCCGGCACCCAACCCGTACCTGCTCGACTGCGACGCCACCGTGCTGGTCGCGGAGGACCCCGAGACGTTGGCCGGCCTGGCCGGCCTCGATCCGGCCGGCCTCGCCGCGACGCTGACCGAGGTGACGGCGGCACCGGGCGGCGCGTCGCCGCCACGCGGCGGGCGGCCGAAGGTGGTCGCGCCGCCGCTGCGGGCGGTGCCGTTGGTCGCCGGTGTCACGTTCACCCTCGGCGGGCTGCAGGTCGACGGCCGGGCCCGGCTGCGCGACGCGGCCGGCGAGGCGATCGGCGGACTGTACGCCGCCGGCGGCACGATGGGCGGGCTGCACGGTGGCCCACGTGCCGGCTACGCGGGCGGGCTGCTGGAAGCCGCCGTCTTCGGCCTGGTCGCTGGTGAGACAGCGGCCGGGCCGGCTGGCTGA
- a CDS encoding ABC transporter permease yields MSRPVAPHGVPSGAADRVPGGGLETAGLDRRVRGDTLAARVARQPMTLVALGYLALLCLLAVAAPLVSPYDPYATDFRAILEPPTAQHWLGTDDLGRDMLSRLLYASRASLLACLQAVGLGLLGGVLLGVTAGYFGGWVDRLVMTLVDAVLSVPGLLLAMSIVGVLGPGLRNAMFALAVIFVPIFARLSRIQALAVREETYLEAARSIGVSHLRSVLRHVLPNIAGPLVVQIFITMAVAIVAEGAMSYLGLSIQPPEASWGNLLQRAFSSVAIAPWLIFIPGLTITLTVVAFQVLGDGLSQALSGGHQRKAGAR; encoded by the coding sequence ATGAGCCGACCAGTCGCTCCCCACGGCGTCCCGTCGGGCGCCGCCGACCGCGTCCCCGGTGGCGGGCTGGAGACAGCCGGCCTGGACCGCCGGGTCCGCGGGGACACCCTGGCCGCCCGGGTCGCCCGTCAGCCGATGACCCTGGTCGCCCTCGGCTACCTGGCGCTGCTCTGCCTGCTGGCCGTCGCCGCCCCGCTGGTCAGCCCGTACGACCCGTACGCCACCGACTTCCGGGCGATCCTGGAACCACCCACCGCACAGCACTGGCTGGGCACCGACGACCTCGGTCGGGACATGCTCAGCCGACTGCTCTACGCCTCCCGCGCCTCCCTGCTGGCCTGCCTGCAGGCGGTCGGCCTCGGCCTGCTCGGCGGGGTGCTGCTCGGCGTGACCGCCGGCTACTTCGGCGGGTGGGTGGACCGGCTGGTGATGACGCTGGTCGACGCCGTCCTCAGCGTCCCCGGCCTGCTGCTGGCGATGTCGATCGTCGGCGTGCTCGGCCCCGGGCTGCGCAACGCCATGTTCGCCCTCGCGGTCATCTTCGTGCCGATCTTCGCCCGGTTGAGCCGCATCCAGGCGCTGGCCGTACGCGAGGAGACCTACCTCGAGGCGGCCCGCTCGATCGGCGTGTCGCACCTGAGGTCGGTGCTACGCCACGTGCTGCCCAACATCGCCGGCCCACTGGTCGTCCAGATCTTCATCACCATGGCCGTGGCGATCGTCGCCGAAGGCGCCATGAGCTATCTCGGGCTGAGCATCCAACCGCCGGAGGCGAGCTGGGGCAACCTGCTGCAGCGAGCGTTCTCGTCGGTCGCCATCGCACCCTGGTTGATCTTCATCCCAGGCCTGACCATCACCCTGACTGTCGTCGCCTTCCAGGTGCTCGGCGACGGACTCAGCCAGGCCCTGTCCGGCGGGCACCAGCGGAAGGCAGGAGCACGTTGA
- a CDS encoding maleylpyruvate isomerase family mycothiol-dependent enzyme, whose product MTADLADATADWLTTGERRCQELVAGLSDANAVAPSRLPGWTRAHLVTHLARNADALVNLLTWARTGVPTPMYADAEQRTVAIDAGAGRGAAELRADLAAATQRLESAIEAMPVDAWSALVRTGQGREVPARQVRWLRVREVWVHAADLDLGGSLADLPDPLTDALLDEVTATITGRHPDLAVRLRAVDRARQWQLGGTGGTGLGRSVELSGPGWSLLGWLIGREPADRLTVRPAGVVPPQPPPWI is encoded by the coding sequence ATGACCGCTGACCTGGCCGACGCCACCGCAGACTGGCTGACGACCGGCGAACGGCGGTGCCAGGAACTCGTCGCCGGGCTGTCGGACGCCAACGCGGTGGCACCGAGTCGACTGCCCGGCTGGACCCGCGCCCACCTCGTCACCCACCTGGCCCGCAACGCCGACGCCCTGGTGAACCTGCTGACCTGGGCGCGGACTGGGGTCCCCACCCCGATGTACGCCGACGCCGAGCAGCGGACCGTCGCCATCGACGCCGGAGCCGGGCGTGGCGCCGCCGAGCTGCGGGCGGACCTGGCGGCGGCGACCCAGCGGCTGGAAAGCGCGATCGAGGCGATGCCGGTCGACGCCTGGTCGGCGCTCGTGCGGACCGGCCAGGGGCGCGAGGTACCCGCGAGGCAGGTGCGTTGGCTGCGGGTACGCGAGGTCTGGGTGCACGCGGCGGATCTCGACCTCGGCGGCAGCCTCGCGGACCTGCCCGATCCGCTGACCGACGCGCTGCTGGACGAGGTGACGGCGACCATCACCGGCCGTCACCCCGACCTCGCGGTGCGGTTGCGGGCCGTCGACCGGGCCCGCCAATGGCAGCTCGGCGGGACGGGTGGGACCGGCCTCGGTCGGTCGGTGGAGTTGTCCGGGCCCGGCTGGAGCCTGCTCGGCTGGCTGATCGGGCGAGAGCCGGCGGACCGTCTGACGGTGCGTCCGGCCGGGGTCGTACCCCCGCAACCGCCGCCGTGGATCTGA
- a CDS encoding ABC transporter ATP-binding protein, with the protein MTSTTTTTRPLLEVSGLTVSVGSGRDAVHLVEQVDLTVAAGQTLGLVGESGSGKSITCLALAGLLPQGARVTGGSIRFAGEELTGRSAAELTRFRGSRIGMVFQEALSSLNPAFTVGNQIVESLRRHTPMTRRQANERAVELLDLVRIPDPRQRAASYPHEMSGGMAQRALIAMAIAGEPELLIADEPTTALDVTVQLQILQLLGELRDALDMALLLISHDLGVISTMAQQLSVMYAGQVVESGPVGDVFAAPRHPYTSALIASSADVAAKSRRLPVIPGQVPRPGSFPAAGCRFANRCAHVLPQWERQDPPWTVLADGARGTRCGRHAELDLPGTGAVPDPGPPADPADPRTDADADTVLRIRDLGKQFPVRRGVLGLRRVVVHAVDGVDLTVRRGRTLGLVGESGSGKSTVGRLALRLIEPTSGEVTFLGRDLAAMSRGELRSHRRGMQMVFQDPYASLDPSMTVGQSIAEPLVVHSRLTPAERRSRIGRLLERVGLDPSLARRSPRSLSGGQRQRISFARALALEPQLIICDEPVSALDVSTRSQIVNLIQDIQESEGIAFLFIAHDLALVHHLSHELAVMYLGRVVESGPASRVYAEPAHPYTKTLLASMLTPASHGLAGRTTPTGEIPSPIDPPSGCRFRTRCPSVMQICAEVTPKPVPIPGGGWSACHLHR; encoded by the coding sequence TTGACCTCCACCACGACGACGACCCGCCCATTACTGGAGGTCAGCGGGCTGACCGTGAGCGTCGGCTCCGGCCGCGACGCGGTCCACCTGGTCGAGCAGGTGGACCTGACCGTCGCCGCCGGCCAGACCCTCGGGCTGGTCGGCGAGAGCGGGTCCGGCAAGAGCATCACCTGCCTGGCGCTGGCCGGGCTGCTGCCCCAGGGAGCCCGGGTCACCGGCGGCTCGATCCGGTTCGCCGGTGAGGAGCTGACCGGCCGCTCCGCCGCCGAACTGACCCGGTTCCGGGGCAGCCGGATCGGCATGGTCTTCCAGGAGGCGCTGAGCAGTCTCAACCCGGCGTTCACGGTCGGCAACCAGATCGTCGAGAGCCTGCGCCGGCACACCCCGATGACCCGACGACAGGCCAACGAGCGCGCGGTGGAACTGCTGGACCTGGTCCGGATCCCGGATCCCCGGCAACGGGCGGCCAGCTATCCGCACGAGATGTCCGGCGGGATGGCCCAGCGGGCGCTGATCGCGATGGCCATCGCCGGTGAGCCGGAACTGCTGATCGCCGACGAGCCCACCACCGCGCTGGACGTGACGGTGCAGTTGCAGATCCTCCAGTTGCTCGGCGAGTTGCGCGACGCGCTCGACATGGCGTTGCTGCTGATCTCGCACGATCTCGGCGTCATCTCCACCATGGCGCAACAGCTCAGCGTCATGTACGCCGGACAGGTCGTCGAATCCGGACCGGTCGGTGATGTCTTCGCCGCGCCCCGGCATCCGTACACCAGCGCGCTCATCGCGTCGAGCGCCGACGTCGCGGCGAAGTCGCGGCGGCTGCCGGTGATCCCCGGCCAGGTGCCCCGACCGGGCAGCTTCCCCGCCGCCGGCTGTCGGTTCGCCAACCGGTGCGCGCACGTACTCCCGCAGTGGGAACGCCAGGATCCACCATGGACCGTGCTGGCCGACGGCGCCCGGGGCACCCGCTGCGGCCGGCACGCCGAGCTCGACCTGCCCGGCACCGGCGCGGTGCCGGATCCCGGCCCGCCGGCCGATCCGGCCGATCCCCGCACCGACGCCGACGCCGACACGGTGCTGCGGATCCGCGACCTCGGCAAGCAGTTCCCGGTCCGCCGCGGCGTGCTGGGGCTGCGCCGGGTCGTGGTGCACGCCGTCGACGGGGTCGATCTGACGGTACGGCGCGGTCGCACCCTCGGTCTGGTCGGTGAGAGCGGCTCGGGCAAGTCGACCGTCGGCCGACTCGCTCTGCGGCTGATCGAACCCACCAGCGGGGAGGTCACGTTCCTCGGCCGGGACCTGGCCGCGATGAGCCGCGGTGAGCTACGGTCCCACCGACGCGGCATGCAGATGGTCTTCCAGGACCCGTACGCCTCGCTGGATCCCTCGATGACGGTCGGCCAGAGCATAGCCGAGCCGCTGGTGGTGCACTCCCGCCTCACCCCGGCCGAGCGTCGCTCCCGGATCGGACGGCTGCTGGAACGGGTCGGGCTGGACCCGTCGCTGGCCCGCCGGTCGCCGCGCTCGCTCTCCGGCGGCCAGCGCCAGCGGATCTCGTTCGCCCGGGCGTTGGCGTTGGAACCACAACTGATCATCTGTGACGAGCCGGTGAGCGCGCTCGACGTCTCCACCCGATCGCAGATCGTGAACCTCATCCAGGACATTCAGGAGTCCGAGGGGATCGCCTTCCTCTTCATCGCCCACGACCTTGCCCTGGTGCATCACCTCAGCCACGAACTCGCGGTGATGTACCTGGGCCGGGTGGTGGAGAGCGGACCGGCCAGCCGGGTGTACGCCGAGCCCGCGCACCCGTACACCAAGACGCTGCTGGCCTCGATGTTGACGCCGGCCAGCCATGGCCTCGCCGGCCGCACGACGCCGACCGGCGAGATTCCCAGCCCGATCGACCCACCGTCGGGCTGCCGGTTCCGCACCCGCTGCCCGTCCGTCATGCAGATCTGCGCCGAGGTGACCCCGAAGCCGGTGCCGATCCCCGGGGGCGGCTGGTCGGCCTGCCATCTGCACCGGTGA
- a CDS encoding ABC transporter permease — protein MASLILRRLLSAIPLLLIVSLGAFSLVALLPGDQATAIAGEHATPEQLAALRQQLRLDDPFLVRYAHWLGGIAQGDLGDSVVTGRAISDEILRRAPLTASIALGTLVVVLLIGVPTGLLQGVYAGRAVDRLGLLGSAIGLAIPNFWLATMLIAVFAVQLRWLPATGYTPLSEGVLPWAQNLIMPSITLGVFTAAELARQLRSGFLTAYDQPYIRTAWSKGLPARTVIGKHALKNAAAPAITVLGIRLGHLLSGAVIVESIFGMPGLGKFAIDAIINRDFPVVQAVVLVSAGVVLTANLLVDIAYGLLNPKVRIT, from the coding sequence ATGGCCTCACTCATCCTCCGGCGACTCCTGTCGGCGATCCCGCTGCTGCTGATCGTTTCCCTCGGCGCCTTCTCCCTGGTCGCCCTGCTACCCGGCGACCAGGCGACGGCGATCGCCGGCGAACACGCCACCCCGGAACAGCTGGCCGCGCTGCGCCAGCAGCTACGCCTCGACGACCCCTTCCTGGTCCGCTACGCCCACTGGCTCGGCGGCATCGCCCAGGGCGACCTGGGCGACTCGGTGGTCACCGGCCGGGCGATCAGCGACGAGATCCTGCGCCGCGCACCGCTGACCGCGAGCATCGCCCTGGGCACCCTCGTCGTCGTCCTGCTGATCGGGGTACCGACCGGACTCCTGCAAGGGGTCTACGCCGGACGCGCCGTCGACCGGCTCGGCCTGCTCGGCAGCGCCATCGGTCTGGCCATACCGAACTTCTGGCTGGCGACCATGCTGATCGCCGTCTTCGCGGTGCAGCTGCGCTGGCTGCCGGCCACCGGCTACACCCCGCTGAGCGAGGGAGTCCTCCCGTGGGCCCAGAACCTGATCATGCCGTCGATCACCCTCGGCGTGTTCACCGCCGCTGAACTGGCCCGGCAGTTGCGCAGCGGATTCCTCACCGCGTACGACCAGCCCTACATCCGCACCGCCTGGTCGAAAGGCCTGCCGGCCCGCACCGTCATCGGCAAGCACGCGCTGAAGAACGCCGCGGCACCGGCGATCACCGTGCTCGGCATCCGACTCGGCCATCTGCTGTCCGGCGCGGTGATCGTCGAGTCGATCTTCGGCATGCCGGGGCTCGGCAAGTTCGCCATCGACGCGATCATCAACCGGGACTTCCCGGTCGTGCAGGCCGTGGTGCTGGTGTCTGCGGGGGTGGTGCTGACCGCGAACCTGCTCGTCGACATCGCGTACGGCCTCCTCAACCCCAAGGTGCGGATCACATGA
- a CDS encoding IclR family transcriptional regulator: MQNAVPYPIESVDNALRLILLLRERSRLGVAEAARHLGVAPSTAHRLLGMLKHHGFAVQDGRRAYLPGPVFAELGLVAGRPGPDLRSVVRPHLERLSGTLQETVHLAVLQGTAVRFLDGVEATHGLRVGSRAGMSMSAHCTSGGKVLLAQLSPAELEVLYPRGLPAAYGPAVEDLAALRRQLATARRLGYAVNREESERGITGIGVCLRDAAGRVRGALAAGMPTARCPNTRIPEVAAALLTAAGLITAELGTG, translated from the coding sequence GTGCAGAACGCCGTGCCGTACCCGATCGAGTCCGTCGACAACGCCCTACGCCTGATCCTGCTGCTGCGCGAGCGGTCCCGGCTCGGCGTGGCCGAGGCCGCCCGCCACCTCGGGGTGGCGCCGTCGACGGCGCACCGGCTGCTCGGCATGTTGAAGCATCACGGCTTCGCCGTGCAGGACGGTCGACGCGCGTACCTGCCCGGGCCGGTCTTCGCGGAGCTGGGCCTGGTCGCCGGGCGACCGGGCCCGGATCTGCGCAGCGTGGTGCGCCCGCATCTGGAGCGGCTCAGCGGCACACTGCAGGAGACCGTGCACCTGGCGGTGCTGCAGGGCACCGCGGTCCGGTTTCTCGACGGCGTGGAGGCGACCCACGGCCTTCGGGTCGGTTCCCGGGCCGGGATGTCGATGTCGGCGCACTGCACCTCGGGCGGCAAGGTCCTGCTCGCCCAGCTCTCGCCGGCGGAGTTGGAGGTCCTCTATCCACGCGGGTTGCCTGCGGCGTACGGACCGGCGGTGGAGGATCTCGCCGCCCTGCGTCGCCAGCTGGCCACCGCGCGTCGACTCGGGTACGCGGTGAACCGCGAGGAGAGCGAGCGGGGCATCACCGGGATCGGGGTCTGTCTGCGCGACGCGGCCGGCCGGGTGCGCGGCGCCCTGGCCGCCGGCATGCCGACCGCCCGTTGCCCGAACACCCGGATTCCCGAGGTGGCGGCGGCGCTGCTCACCGCAGCCGGCCTGATCACGGCCGAACTCGGTACCGGCTGA